A single genomic interval of Theropithecus gelada isolate Dixy chromosome 16, Tgel_1.0, whole genome shotgun sequence harbors:
- the SLC16A6 gene encoding monocarboxylate transporter 7 codes for MTQNKLKLCSKANVYTEVPDGGWGWAVAVSFFFVEVFTYGIIKTFGVFFNDLMDSFNESNSRISWIISICVFVLTFSAPLATVLSNRFGHRLVVMLGGLLVSTGMVAASFSQEVSHMYVAIGIISGLGYCFSFLPTVTILSQYFGKRRSIVTAVASTGECFAVFAFAPAIMALKEHIGWRYSLLFVGLLQLNIVIFGALLRPIIIRGPGSPKTVIQENRKEAQYMLENEKTRTSIDSIDSGVELTTSPKNVPSHTNPELEPKADMQQVLVKTSPGPSEKKAPLLDFTILKEKSFICYALFGLFATLGFFAPSLYIIPLGISLGIDQDRAAFLLSTMAIAEVFGRIGAGFVLNREPIRKIYIELICVILLTVSLFAFTFATEFWGLMSCSIFFGFMVGTIGGTHIPLLAEDDVVGIEKMPSAAGVYIFIQSIAGLAGPPLAGLLVDQSKIYSRAFYSCAAGMALAAVCLALVRPCKMGLCQRHHSGETKVVSHRGKTLQDIPEDFLEMDLAKNEHRVHVQMEPV; via the exons ATGacccaaaataaattaaagcttTGTTCCAAAGCCAACGTGTATACTGAAGTGCCTGACGGAGGATGGGGCTGGGCGGTcgctgtttcatttttcttcgtTGAAGTCTTCACCTACGGCATCATCAAGACATTTGGTGTCTTCTTTAATGACTTAATGGACAGTTTTAATGAATCCAACAGCAGGATCTCATGGATAATCTCAATCTGTGTGTTTGTCTTAACATTTTCAG CTCCCCTTGCCACAGTCCTGAGCAATCGTTTCGGACACCGTCTGGTGGTGATGTTGGGGGGGCTACTTGTCAGCACCGGGATGGTGGCCGCCTCCTTCTCACAAGAGGTTTCTCATATGTACGTCGCCATCGGTATCATCTCTG GTCTGGGATACTGCTTTAGTTTTCTCCCAACTGTAACCATCCTATCACAATATTTTGGCAAAAGACGTTCCATAGTCACTGCAGTGGCTTCCACAGGAGAGTGTTTCGCCGTGTTTGCTTTCGCACCAG CAATCATGGCTCTGAAGGAGCACATTGGCTGGAGATACAGCCTCCTCTTCGTGGGCCTACTACAGTTAAACATTGTCATCTTCGGAGCACTGCTCAGACCCATCATCATCAGAGGACCAGGGTCACCGAAAACAGTCATCCAGGAAAATCGGAAAGAAGCGCAGTATATgcttgaaaatgagaaaacacgAACCTCAATAGACTCCATTGACTCAGGAGTAGAACTAACTACCTCACCTAAAAATGTGCCTAGTCACACTAACCCGGAACTGGAGCCGAAGGCTGACATGCAGCAGGTCCTGGTGAAGACCAGCCCCGGGCCGAGTGAAAAGAAAGCCCCGCTGTTAGACTTCAccattttgaaagagaaaagttttatttgttaTGCATTATTTGGTCTCTTCGCAACACTGGGATTCTTTGCACCTTCCTTGTACATCATTCCTCTGGGCATTAGTCTGGGCATTGACCAGGACCGCGCTGCTTTTTTATTATCTACGATGGCCATTGCAGAAGTTTTCGGGAGGATCGGAGCTGGTTTTGTCCTCAACAGAGAGCCCATCCGTAAGATTTACATTGAGCTCATCTGCGTCATCTTACTGACTGTGTCTCTGTTTGCCTTTACTTTTGCTACTGAATTCTGGGGTCTAATGTCATGTAGCATATTTTTTGGGTTCATGGTTGGAACAATAGGAGGAACCCACATTCCACTGCTTGCTGAGGACGATGTCGTGGGCATTGAGAAGATGCCTTCTGCAGCTGGGGTCTACATCTTCATTCAGAGCATAGCAGGACTGGCTGGACCGCCCCTTGCAG GTTTGTTGGTGGACCAAAGTAAGATCTATAGCAGAGCCTTCTACTCCTGTGCAGCTGGCATGGCCCTGGCTGCTGTGTGCCTCGCCCTGGTGAGACCGTGTAAGATGGGACTGTGCCAGCGTCATCATTCAGGTGAAACAAAGGTAGTGAGCCATCGTGGGAAGACTTTACAGGACATTCCTGAAGACTTTCTGGAAATGGATCTTGCAAAAAATGAGCACAGAGTTCACGTGCAGATGGAGCCAGTATGA